The Astyanax mexicanus isolate ESR-SI-001 chromosome 4, AstMex3_surface, whole genome shotgun sequence genome segment ttgagactactcggttcagtaaaactcttcccacagtctgagcagtaatacggtttctctcctgtgtgaatgcgctggtgttttttgagactactcggttcagtaaaactcttcccacagtctgagcagtaatacggtttctctcctgtgtgaatgcgctggtgttttttaagatcactctgtttagtaaaactcttcccacagtctgagcagtgatacggtttctctcctgtgtgaatgcgctggtgtattttgagagtatttggtgcagtaaaactgttcccacagtctgagcagtgatacggtttctctcctgtgtgaacgcgctggtgttttttaagatcactctgtgtagtaaaacccttcccacagtctgagcagtgaaaaggtttctctcctgtgtgaatgcgctggtgttttttaagatcactctgtttagtaaaactcttcccacagtctgagcagtgatacggtttctctcctgtgtgaatgcgctggtgtattttgagagtatttggtgcagtaaaactgttcccacactccgagcagtgatacggtttcactcctgtgtgaacgcgctggtgaattttgagatgactctgtttagtaaaactcttcccacagtctgagcagtgatgtggtttctctcctgtgtgaatgtgctggtgaattttgagatgactctgtttagtaaaactcttgacagagtgctgctgtttctccatgtcgggacttggcttcatttgtctgttaaacgtATCAAACAatgtctgcgtgttctggaggctcttcaggacggcttgtgcttcaactctttcagcagtttaacattgctcttagttaaatatcttggttgttggtgatgaagttcaggagaataatttcatttctggaaaacacaaaaaaatgcagttgtatattacaataaaagcaggtcaattaactgaagagaactgcctgagGTGCCTATATTGACATCTgagacatcttcatattaccataaatgtttcagtatttttCCCACTTCTAAGTCCTTAGTGTA includes the following:
- the LOC111197069 gene encoding zinc finger protein 585B-like; protein product: MKPSPDMEKQQHSVKSFTKQSHLKIHQHIHTGEKPHHCSDCGKSFTKQSHLKIHQRVHTGVKPYHCSECGNSFTAPNTLKIHQRIHTGEKPYHCSDCGKSFTKQSDLKKHQRIHTGEKPFHCSDCGKGFTTQSDLKKHQRVHTGEKPYHCSDCGNSFTAPNTLKIHQRIHTGEKPYHCSDCGKSFTKQSDLKKHQRIHTGEKPYYCSDCGKSFTEPSSLKKHQRIHTGEKPYYCSDCGKSFTEPSSLKKHQRIHTGEKPYYCSDCGKSFTQQCNLRKHQRIHTGKKPYYCSECGRSFTQQSNLKIHQRIHTGVKPYHCSDCGKSFNKKSNLQNHQRIHTGEKPYYCSDCWRSFSDQGNLNKHLRIHTG